The window CCAGAGCGCGATGGTGAAACCTAAAAACCCCACCAATGCAGCAGCGACCCCTGCGGCGTTCAAATCGCTCGCGGTCAAGATGCGTTCAGGCATTGCGTTCAACCCTGCAGGACCTGTTCCACCTTGTTGACGATTGCCTGCTCGCCGACGGCACCGACGATGCGGTCTACGACTTGCCCGTTTTTGAAAAACAACAGTGTGGGGATGCTCATGACCTGATACTGGATTGCCAAATCCTGGTTGGCGTCCACATCAACCTTAACAACTTTCAATCGCCCTGCGTAGCGCTCCGACAGCCGTTCCACGATGGGGGCAATCATGCGGCATGGCACACACCATTCCGCCC of the bacterium HR17 genome contains:
- the trxA_2 gene encoding Thioredoxin 1, with amino-acid sequence MAAKAVTTTDFEQEVLKSDVPVVVDFWAEWCVPCRMIAPIVERLSERYAGRLKVVKVDVDANQDLAIQYQVMSIPTLLFFKNGQVVDRIVGAVGEQAIVNKVEQVLQG